The Aspergillus nidulans FGSC A4 chromosome VIII genome contains the following window.
aattagaataatactggaacaagaagagccctcgcctatatacaagcttggTCCCATCCcactgggagaaagccagagccctggcaagcctgcctgacccaaccctaccaattGACCTACTAGCCGaacaactggtccagatatcccagcttgcaatacaaggcgtatcaagatacaatactcgcagactccccaggaccccatggtggactccagaactaacagacatactacaccaaacaagacagcaacaaaaccccgactataaacagctccGGAAGGCCATTGtacgggcaaaggctgaatactggaagcagcgaattgaataagccacagcacctatagatgcattcaaacttgctaaatagATACAatatccagaccagctcgctgctcctcccctgaatatacaaggggcacaggttactaccccacagggcaaggcagacgcCTTCCTTAATTACCTCTTAGAaaagggggccctgcttccaaattagacagaagagggacccccaaacaagcccctcgGCTCactacacctgccaacaaaagagcactgctgggctgctctctgtgccccacccctGTCTGCCCCCGGGGAGGacggacttgccaccactgcttggagggagctctggcctgtaCTAGGGGatacaatcacacaactgtactacaggtgtatggaggaaggctgctttccactgagcctgaagtcagcaaaggtaataatgttaccgaaaccaggaaagagggactatacccaactcaatgcctggcggccaattagcctcctctctaccctaggtaaaggcctagagcgcctcctagcacagcagatagctgtaagagcaattcaggcagatgtgctagccccctgccacttcggggccctgccaggatgctctgccattgacctggtccaggttcttgttcacagggtagaggaggccttttcaacagggaaaagatgctttactactcctactagatgtgaaaggggcatttgaCGCTGTaatacaccaacggctcctttcttacttatgcctgcaaggatggcataaaggcttactccagctacttaaggactggcttactggccgctctgtatctgttcatatcaaagaaggcactgccacagcaccaattaaaggcggactcccccagggatcccccctatccccaatactcttcctgctatatgcagcaagaatagtctctaccttagagggctccttctgctatgcagatgatatgggcatattattaactgggaataccctggaagagagctcacaacaactggtagaggcctataagcaaattactgccctagggacagagacaggccttcctttctcaatagagaaaacagagatacaacacttctctagaaagcagcagcagcatctccccacagtcactctacctggtatagggggGATTAtaccatccctatatacacgttggttaggagttcttctggatacaaagcttacttttaaagcccacattaatttggtctttagccgcgggaaacgactcgcccagcacctaaagagacttagcaatacccagcgcggctgcccagtggcctccatgcgggcagcagttatacagcGTgttcttccaacagctctgtacggggcagaagtcttctatacaggcaaacaacaaaaaggggtagttaactccctgctttctctcttccgcacagcagccctggctattatcccagcctacaagaccacccctactgcagcactcctccgcgaagcagacctaccagacccagaagctctactcaacagcatcctccggagggcagcagtgagatacatgagccttgatactaaacacccaattgcccaaatagccgcagagactaccgcgggcaggcccaaaaccaggcttaaaaggatcctacagctcctcctcagccccctgccagagcgcgctataatagagctgcctctccctctattatgcatgctcccaacagacaacaaaggctacagccctgcccctttacagATTTCAGTGTACTCAGATGGCTcacggaccagccagggggcagggtatggctatgcaatctactttggccctatcctcgtgtccaagggacatggtcccgcgggccccaggacagaagtctatgatgcagaaatcatgggtgctgtggaaggcctacgcgcagccctgggacaaccatgcgttggctactccacccagctagttatcctcctagataacctagctgcagcctccctgctagcaagctataggccaacccctcacagacatggtctgtcagagacctttagccaactagccgcccagtggatggaaagcccttcaatcctaaccatgcaacggaagccccttcaggtccgctggattccaggccactctggaattgctgggaatgagctggcagacaagctcgctaagctagggtcttctatatacagccccgacatccccccctccccagcatacctatgacgggaggcaaaacagtggctccgtacagagacatatacagcatatgctaataaggcgcctgaaacctacaaagccctgaatatcagaccccatacaaaagaaagccgctcccgcgagcacaagctgccccggtgggtacttggccgactcgtcgccgctcgtacaggccacggagactttacggcataccaccagtgTTTTGACCacacagactacctggagagctgcacctgcggcaaggcaaagaccccagtacacttcttcttttgcccatataccagaaaacgctggaaggatagatggagatgtataaaggatggcccgtcaaaaacaatagactggctcttaagtacagctgccggggctgaggaattcagccgcatcgtgcaagaatcatcctttttcaaggacatatgcccgaactgggcccgccggagcgcttgaaagtgcgacagtccacacatctacctggacaaagggtacggcccctccccccaatctataggtagtcaaaacgggcatctgccctcgaagacctggccagggtagcgccggatgcttcttccgctcatttccaacatatattgtccatagttgctgcttcaaacctgtatctagctagttcctaggcagttctgtttaggtagcacgtccagatgccccctgggaggccgcagatcacgtgggccacgtgatccgccgagtgacgttaaataataaaacgaaacgaaacgaaaacgaaacgaaacgaaacgtTGGGCAGACCCAGCGACTCAGCCTTGCACGCCGTTAGCGCCGCTAGCGCACCATCGCTCAGTATTCGCCCAGCCAGTCACCCCCCAGCAGTCGGGGAGTTTCCGTCTTCGCGTTCTGATCGATGATCGAATCGATAGTGATCGACTCATGATCTTGCTTATTCGTCTCCATTAACACTGTCATCAGATATCTGTCAGCACCTTAACTTGCGTCCACCTCTTCATGACCAGACGTCAAAACGCACACCCTTTTATCTGTCCGTTACCAGCAGATTCTTTTACTATTGTCTGCTAATAAAACTCACAGTCCGAATCGGTGCTTAGATGCGACTTGGCGTCTGCTGACTTGAAAGTGCCCGGCGCCTTAGCCTGGATCTAGAGGCTGCTGGAGGCTGCGGCAGCCTCTAGCAGCCTCTTATTCGCCAGGAGCTAGCTGGATTGGGGGCCAGAGCTAGACTCATAATAGCAGTGCCAAGCCTCAAGGCGCTCTTATGCAGTCACAGTGTCTCACTTCGCCGGCCGAATTGGTCCCTGCGGCTCAACCCGGCGAGTGAGACTTCACTATAGGCTCTTGCAGACCCATGCTAGGACCACATGCTAAACCCAGTTTGGGGCTGTGCTCTGGGCCAGGCTACTTTGGGCCTTAGCGATGTTGCAGGAACAGACCCTGGACGGAGCCCCAGGGCGAAGCGCAGGGCAAAAAACTCAGAGTTTGGGGGTTTAAAAAGGGTGTAAATccccccccctccccccccgGGCGTTCTCTTTCCAGATCGGAACTCTCCAGATTCGAGCGGCgccaagagaaaagaagggagaaagaccagaaaggaaagaccacaaagaaagggaagaaaggCAAATCAACATGGCTCGAAGCTATGGCTCTTCCCGTTACGGCGGGCTCCCGTCCTGCAGCGCATATGCCTTTCAGATGGACGCTCCTCGCATCGACATCGCCTTTGCGGCACTGTACTTTATTGTGACGTTGGTGCTCTTGATTTTCGCCTCGGTGCGCATCCGACGGAGCAAGAAACAAGGCCAGCATGTCGCCGGCGCTGGCTTCCTCAACCTGTCAATCATCTTCGCCTGGTTGTAAGTGTCTTAGTGGTCCGGGGGACACCGGGCCACCACCCCGCGTGCTTGCGTATATCGAGGAACCTTCTAACAGGATTAACAGCGCCTATATCGTCACTATCGTTTACACCGTTCTTACCGAATGCGACGTCTACAGCTATCGCCACTTGTACCATGCGTCCGTGCTTGAGCTCTGGCTCCGCGCCGTCTCTGAGTACCTGTTCCTCGCGGCCATCCTGATCTACCTCACGCGCAAGCTGCAGACAGATTTCGGGCTAGTGCAGCCGGCCATTCTCACCGCGCAGAAAATCTGGGCCGTCCTGATCggtctcgtcctcatcgtaGTCCTTAGCATCAGCACCGCCTCGTACCACTACTTATACAAAGATAGCTACTCTTACGACACATATATAGACCTGGCAGAGCCCCAGCGCGCGGTCCGGTTAACGTACCACTGTATCGCTGCAGCGGGGATGTTGCTTGCGTCCGCGACGCTAGGGAAAACGCTCTCGCAGGCGCCGGGCGGCTTGCGCTCAAGGGTAAGTACCCCGTCACCGCTGGCTGTTGGCGCAGGAATCTAACGAAGAGCAGGGAATCACTGTTAgcatcatccttctcgtcatcgGCGCTCTCGGCTTGACCCTCACGAACTTGGGCAACTACGTTCAAAACGCATTCACATACTCCGAACGGTCTATGCTGTACGAGTCTTCCGAGTACAAAGAGTACCTGGCCAAGTACGAGGCGGCCAGCTTCCTGTCGTCGTTATTTTACTGCATGGCCTTTTATGCTGCCGTCAGGGTGGCCAGTCAGCGTGTCAACGCAGCTGATACGATGTCTGCGTATGCGCCTCCGCCCCCGCCCCCGCAGCCTCCGATGACATTCATGACGGGGAACGAAGGCTATCATAACTCGGGGCCAGCTTATTATCATAACCTGGGGCAGGAGCAGGGGTACGGGAGAAATCCAGAGTATGTGCGGTAGTGGGCGGCCACAGTTATGATGGAATGGTGCAATGGGATATTTCGCGTCCGTAACGGCAGCTTTATGTTTCCCTTGTATATATGTTCTCTCTcatttctgcttctttctttACTGTCGTtttctcttgttcttttcttttcgttATTTTCGGTATACCCAGTTGGCTAAACGAGCCTCACGCTAGCAGTACGTATATATGTCTAATCATAATTTCAGTCGGCACCACACACAAGCATGATCTTTTCAAGCCTCCCATTTTACAGTCTCAACCCTTCGTCCCCCCAAAACAGATCCATATTCCCCAGCCCCGACGAAATTATTGACGTGAATTGCCCCCAACCAGGACAATCGGACGACGAGCGACTGAGGCTTAGCCCCTGTATTTCGTTGCCGTTCGTGTCCGGGGCAAACCCAACGGCGCTCCCTTCGAGTGAGCCGCTATAACTCGTTGCGGTCGTATGCGGACTGGTTTGGGCATCGCACGGGATCCCCGCCTGGGCTTGACTAAGAGCTGTAGAGTAAAAGGTCGTCTCCGGTGACGCGGGAAAATGCGTGCGGGCATTGCTATATCCGTTCCTAATATTCTCCCTGTTCGCTGGTGCGAAAGATCCATCACCAGCTGTGTGCCTGGGCTGACTGGCCTGCCGCATCGCCTCCACACGTAGTTCCTCAAGGACAAGACAATACCGCTCGGAAAGCGAGCCCTTCTCGGCAATGTCCGAAAGGTGGGATTGACATCTTGTTGCGGCTGAGAGGTACGTGCTGTACATGTGGAACGGAAGGGCACGGCTCTGGATGACGTGGATATAGAGCACTATCGTGGCGTTGAAAGCGAAGTAGGACGTTATCTGGCGGTATATGCGTTAGCATAGACGAAGAAAGAAGTGAAATAAATAGCATAGTAAAGCCGGATGGTTGGATGGGGATGTAGTAGGCATACCCAGAGCGCCCCTAACAGCTGGCGATTCTGGGTGATCTCATCTATGATATCAACGATTCTCATAGCAGCATTTAGGCACTGCTTGATACTTTCTTGTGCCTGGGCCGCTACCGCGATGCAGGTGCTAGATCCCACACTGACTTGGGCTTGTGAACCGTTCCCGCCAGCGCCTCCCTTGCTCGAACGAGACCGACCATCTTGGACGCGTGTAAGATTTCCTAGCATAGATGGCCGATGCGTGAGGATGGTCGAATGCCAATACGTAAGGTTAAGCACGTTCCGCTGTCGCTGAAAGATCGGCATGAGTAACGATGCACTCAGCACATCTGCATCGAGAAACCATGCCAGCTCGGACCGCCAGACGCTAAGCTCCTTGCTGATCGATTGTACGAAGGACAGACGCTTACTGTCCGAGACCGGTCTGATGGAGTACAGTTCCCGTAGAATGCGGCTTATAATGCGGGCGATCTTCATGTGTGCTAGGGGCGCTAGCATTGTCGATAATGCTGGGCTCGTATTTCCGCGCTGAGGCTGTTCCTGCGGCTGGGGGAGATGGAGCTGGTGGTCTTCAAGACATGCCGGAAACTCGGTATCGATATCCTCGTCGTGGAACGAGCGAGGTCTTCCCAATGCAGCACTGAGGTATGCATCGAGGGTGTACGCGCACCAGAATGTGCGGCGGCGGCACTCGGCCTCGATAACACTCATCCCGCCCCCATTTATAGAGGGATCGGCCTTCCTCTCTCGATTCAACCCGATAGCGAGCGCGAGATGTGAGACTGTCCCGAACAAACTCCAGCAGTGATTTATGCGCGACTGGGAGAGGAGGTAGTAGCATTGCGTCAGCCGTGCTTGCACGCTTGTGAGTCTGATCGAGCCCTTTTCCTGGCTTAGCTGGTGCTCGGCGGCTAGATAGTAGCGGGCACTGCTCATTTAATCATCATCCATCAGTACTGGCGCTACTGAATGAATAGGGGCCTACGTGGATGATACCTCAAGTCTGCCGGCCCGGGCCTTTCGTTATCAGGCATATAGACCCTCGCCAAAGCAAAGACCATGAATAAGAGCGCAATCTTTGCATTCGCCCCATTCCTGTCTCTGTCATTCATGACCCCGAGGGTATCGTAGAACTCTCCAAACCATGCTTGTACCGTCGGCCGATGCAGGAACCGGTACGTCGGCATTACGAAATCAAAGTACCGGTCTATCAGCTTCTGCGCCTCGTCTCTTGGCAGCATCATGCAGAAGGACGGGTCAAAGTCAGGGAGGCTCAGTGGGGCGTCACCAAAGGTGAATATGCTCCCGCTCGGTTCGGTGAAGCTGATGGCATCGTGGAGACGTTTTTGCAcacggaggaggaaggacACGCCGCTCGCGGGCCCGATGTAGTGGCCTTGCCGGTCAGTTGAAGGTGGCTCGGGTGAATTGCGcgacgaggttgagctggagccttGCACCTGCATCTGGCCGTTGTCTGACAGCTGGACTTGAAGCTGGTGCGCAGCCGTCCCCGGCTGGGATGTTGCTGTGGTCGGCAGGAGAGTCGGATAATATCCCCTCTGGGAGACGGGGGATCCGTTCTCATGGTATGCGGACGGGATAAGGAACTTCCTACCTCGGGTGTAGGCAGAGTCAAAGGTGCAGCGGGCCTTTGCGCGGATGCAAAACTGGCATGGCTGGCTGTTGTTACATTTGATTTTCCTCCTGCAATCATCTTGTCAGTAGAGCAATCAACCTGATATGCTATACTTAAGGTCATGTTGGAAATTTCCACTGCTGCAGTTAGGGCTACGGTGGAGTTTACCTCTTGCATCGGTCACATGCTCTAGTAACCCTGACTCGCTCGCTGTTGCTTTTCTGTTTCATTTGCGTTCTGGGCTTGGAAATGGGTTGGGGACTTGGATGGCTCACATAAGCGGTATGAGAACACAGCGGAAGGGACGAGTAGAGAGCTCTGAGACGGAAGTGGGAAGACGGCAATATGTACGGGAAATGTACTGGAAGAGCGTCATATGGATGAATGCGCAGGGGTTTATCCGTGTGGAAATGGATCCGAGACCGAGGAGCTGGTGGTGTGGGGAAAGCTTTTCCGTCCATCAACTAGCAAGCGACGTTAATCCGAGCGCATTGAATGCAGAACCCGGCTTTACTGGTCCAAAACTCTTTCCTGagaatcttctccaagaTGAGCGGATGCAGTGTAGTTGGCTCCAGGCTACTAGAACCATGAAGACAGAGCCGTGCGAGCGTATGAGGGAACGTTTCTGGCCACCGCTGATATGCATGGATCCGTCAACAACTTAATCAGTATCCGCTATCTTGGACGGAACCTGACTGCTCGTCTAGGTAATGTTGGAGACAAGCCTCGTGTGGTATATGAACGACCTTGTCTTGATGGACACGGCCATCTCCCCATTGTTAAAGGTACTTCTCCCCACTATACAGAAGGATACAGCCCCATCACGCTATCTGCATTCCAGTTTATATAGGACCAAAATGTACACCGCAAAACGTCTCTCCGGCAAAACCATCCTCATAACGGGTGCCTCCTCAGGGATCGGCCGTTCGACAGCCCTCGAATTCGCACGCAGCTCGCCCGACAATCTCAAACTGATCCTGACGGCGCGGCGCATTGACAGACTCCGAGAACTGGCAAGTGAAATCACAAGCGAGCGTCCGGGAGTGAAAGTTTACCCGATCCATCTGGACGTAAGCAATCCAGAGGAAGTCAACGGGCTACTCGGAACTCTGCCGAGCGAGTTCAAAGAGGTTGATGTTTTGGTCAACAATGCGTGCGTTGCCCACTCCCCTTCTTGCCCAAAAATTACAGATAAAACCGGGACCCAGCAAGGCTAGATGCTGATTGTCGCGCAGAGGCTTGGTCAAGGGTGTCGCCCGCGCCCCTGAAATTGCTGAAGAGGACATAGCCACCATGTTCTCCACGAACGTCCACGGCCTCATAAATATGACCCAAGCAATCCTCCCTTCCATGCTATCGCGCAACAACGGGCAGGGAGCAggagatatcatcaacatcggcTCCATCGCTGGCCGCGAGCCCTACGTGGGTGGGAGTATTTACTGCGCGACGAAAGCCGCCGTGCGCAGCTTTACGGAGGCTCTGCGCAAGGAGCTCATTGCATCCAGGGTGAGGATTATTGCAGTAGACCCCGGGCAGGTCGAGACAGAGTTTTCGGTTGTGAGGTTTTATGGGGATAAGAGTAAGGCGGATGCGGTCTATGCGTGAGTTCACACTTCCCTTATAAGGGCAGGAATCTGGACAAGCTGGGAGTTGTTGGCTAACAACTAGATGGGATGTAGAGGATGCGAGCCGTTGACGCCGGATGATATTGCAGAGGTGATAGTGTTCACGGCGAGTAGGAGAGAGAATGCTGTTGTGGCAGATACGTTGGTTTATCCTAACCATCAGGCGAGTGCGACTATCATGCATCGGAAGAATTGAGAGGGTATGTTCTTGCTTGATTTAAGGGCTTAGACGGTAGATGATTGGTCCTATGATAAAAATAATTCCACGTTTTAATCAATTCCAAGTGTGAATACGGAGTTGCCAATAATAAACACTGCTTTTTAGATGTCCTGCTATGGCTGGCTATGAATGTAACAAAGGTTAAGGAATTAGGTGCTGCGACTACCAAGGCGAATGTGATGCCGACGACGACACCAGTCGTAAATATGGCATTAGGAAGAAACGGCAGAATCTCCGAATGATTTGCCGTTGGATACGCGAATGTGCAGAGGTTCGCTGGGAGTACAGAGGAATAGCCGTACTCGGAGTCCAATATAAACCAAGTGACAACCCCCAGTACCTGATACCAACTCATAGCGATAATCAATTACGTTATTGAAGGCCTACACCTCTTTTGAACTAGCTTATTTACGTAAACACCTCTCGGGCATTTAACCGATACTCCAAATCATCTGGGGCAGTCCGGAAAAGCACCTTGGCTACCTATCACGTATCCGTTTCCGCCTGCGCGTTTCCGCCCTCACGGCCCGCTGCTAGCCCTAAGTAACCTACTCAACTCTCTTCAGCAACACCGTCTCTATCCCGTAACACTGAGCGGGGAAAAGTGCCAATTCTCATGATAACATGGCTTAGCACGACGGAAACACCGCGGGACAGTATTTCGCATCGAATGCCGACGAACCCCCACTATCTGTTCCCTGACCCAACTGCATCTCCAGGCAACAGCAATCCAGTTCCATATAGAACCGGCCCTCCACTCTTTACAGCAACTGATTATCAAGTTTTATACGCTTTTCAACAGCGGATGTCCCCCATTCCAGCGTCCAAGTCAAACTGGCCCCTAGCGTTGCAGATCGCATCACAATGACGGTGACGAACGGCCACACCacctccaacagctcctcTTCCGTACCCCCCAGCGGCGTTTGGGCGCCTGCAATAACATTCTTTAACCCAAACACCGACGACCTGGATCTCCCCTCCCAGTCCGCCTACTATGCCTATCTTTCTACCACCGGGCTCTCCGGACTAGTAGTCCTCGGCACAAACGCCGAAACATTCCTCCTCACACGTGAAGAGCGCAAGACTCTTCTGACGACGGCGCGCGAGGCTGTCGGGGAGACGTTCCCCATTATGGCGGGAGTCTCGGGCCACAGCACGAAACAAGTCCTGGAATTTATCGCGGACGCGAAAGATGCCGGTGCAAACTATGCCCTGTGTTTACCGCCAGGATATTTTGGGAAGCAGACGACGATGGATGTGGTGAGGGGGTTCTTCGACGAGATCGCGAGGGAAAGTGAACTGCCGATTGTGATCTATAACTTCCCTACTGTCTGCAATGGCGTCGATCTCGATTCTGCTACTATAGCATCTCTAGCTAGGAATTGGCCTGGTAAGATCGTGGGTGTGAAGTTGACATGCGGATCTGTGGCAAAGATCACTCGCCTTTCTGCTGAATTACCCGCTGGGAGCTTTGCGACTTTTGGCGGACAAAGTGATTTTCTGATTGGAGGGTTAGCGGCTGGTGCGGTGGGCACGATTGCCGGGTTCGCGAACGTGTTTCCCAAGACGATTGTGAGGATTTATGATCTGTACATGGAGGGTAAGCTTGGAGAGGCAATGGAATTGCACAAGAGGGCGGCGTTGGCGGAGCAGCCGTGTAAGGCGGGCATTGCGTCCGTCAAATATGCAGTGGGGATCACCACCGCAAAGAAGGCGGGCATTGAAAGACCACTAGAGATGTTGAAGCCTAGGAAGCCGTATAGGGAGCtggatgagaagggaaaggtCGCGGTTATAGAGATGACCGGGGGGTTGGTGGGGGTCGAGGATAGCTTGTAGATGATAGCCCTAAATCGATAGATACAAGACGACTGAAGATTATCCCTATTCCGCAATACTGCACAACATAATAAGACACTAGTATCATATTTGTACTGTAATACAGAACTGCCTAACCCGTGTTGCAATATTTCCGGCAGCCGGGGCAGAGATGGTCGGAACTCCTACCAGACATCATACGCTGTAATTCTCGCAATATATCCATGTACACACTGTGCTGTCGAGTGTCAAACTTGATCATATCCTGAACTGGTCAATTAGTTACCTTTATCAAAGCATGATATCACCTACCACATGATTAGCGAAGATGGGGAAACACGGTTCCCCTTCAATGGTAGCCGAATCCTCAGATACAATCAAGGACCACAACATGGGGATCGTCTCATAGAAACAGACAATCTGAATCCGGGAGCCCTCATATTCCCGCTTTTCCAGAATATTGTAGAACGACCGACGCATCTCAAGAAGGGCTTTGGACCGTGGTTCCAGGAGGTTGACCATCTGGTGGTTGACGggcttgaagatgttgaaCATCCGGGCAGACCGCTCACCCCAGGTTGCAATTTTGGCGCCGCGATGTGGAGTTCCTAGGAAGCAGATACCGATGGTATGTGTCTTGATGTCATGTAGGTGGTTTACTCAACTTTCTCGCGCGGCGACCAAAACTTGCTAGACCACTAGGCCACCGAGGCTGTGGGCAATGAACAGGATTGGCCGCGTCCGCTATGCGACAGTCAGGGAGGAGGCTCGTtacttcatcttcagaaaAGGACCACTGACGTACTTTTCGCTTGTCGTTCCGGCAGCCAGAGAGACTGCCCGGCAGGTCAGCAGCATATCAGACAGCCGTCCTTGGGAGACCTGAATCCAGGGATGCCACACCGCCACGTCGTAACCAAAGGCTATTATCCGAGCATTGGGAATGTCGTGCATCAGGAAGTCCTCGAGCCAGTATACCTTGTGAGCTGCGTTTTAGAATGTTCGGTATGCGTCTCCCATCAACCCATGAATAACAAGGATGTCAGCGACGGCGTTTGAAGGGTCGTGGATTACAGTCAGACCATTTGAGGATCGTAGCAAGTTTCCGGCGTCAGGCACGCCCACGGGA
Protein-coding sequences here:
- a CDS encoding uncharacterized protein (transcript_id=CADANIAT00002057); the encoded protein is MYTAKRLSGKTILITGASSGIGRSTALEFARSSPDNLKLILTARRIDRLRELASEITSERPGVKVYPIHLDVSNPEEVNGLLGTLPSEFKEVDVLVNNAGLVKGVARAPEIAEEDIATMFSTNVHGLINMTQAILPSMLSRNNGQGAGDIINIGSIAGREPYVGGSIYCATKAAVRSFTEALRKELIASRVRIIAVDPGQVETEFSVVRFYGDKSKADAVYAGCEPLTPDDIAEVIVFTASRRENAVVADTLVYPNHQASATIMHRKN
- a CDS encoding uncharacterized protein (transcript_id=CADANIAT00002059); translated protein: MHDIPNARIIAFGYDVAVWHPWIQVSQGRLSDMLLTCRAVSLAAGTTSEKYTHTIGICFLGTPHRGAKIATWGERSARMFNIFKPVNHQMVNLLEPRSKALLEMRRSFYNILEKREYEGSRIQIVCFYETIPMLWSLIVSEDSATIEGEPCFPIFANHVDMIKFDTRQHSVYMDILRELQRMMSGRSSDHLCPGCRKYCNTG
- a CDS encoding Zn(II)2Cys6 transcription factor (transcript_id=CADANIAT00010533), whose amino-acid sequence is MKQKSNSERVRVTRACDRCKRRKIKCNNSQPCQFCIRAKARCTFDSAYTRGRKFLIPSAYHENGSPVSQRGYYPTLLPTTATSQPGTAAHQLQVQLSDNGQMQVQGSSSTSSRNSPEPPSTDRQGHYIGPASGVSFLLRVQKRLHDAISFTEPSGSIFTFGDAPLSLPDFDPSFCMMLPRDEAQKLIDRYFDFVMPTYRFLHRPTVQAWFGEFYDTLGVMNDRDRNGANAKIALLFMVFALARVYMPDNERPGPADLSARYYLAAEHQLSQEKGSIRLTSVQARLTQCYYLLSQSRINHCWSLFGTVSHLALAIGLNRERKADPSINGGGMSVIEAECRRRTFWCAYTLDAYLSAALGRPRSFHDEDIDTEFPACLEDHQLHLPQPQEQPQRGNTSPALSTMLAPLAHMKIARIISRILRELYSIRPVSDSKRLSFVQSISKELSVWRSELAWFLDADVLSASLLMPIFQRQRNVLNLTYWHSTILTHRPSMLGNLTRVQDGRSRSSKGGAGGNGSQAQVSVGSSTCIAVAAQAQESIKQCLNAAMRIVDIIDEITQNRQLLGALWITSYFAFNATIVLYIHVIQSRALPFHMYSTYLSAATRCQSHLSDIAEKGSLSERYCLVLEELRVEAMRQASQPRHTAGDGSFAPANRENIRNGYSNARTHFPASPETTFYSTALSQAQAGIPCDAQTSPHTTATSYSGSLEGSAVGFAPDTNGNEIQGLSLSRSSSDCPGWGQFTSIISSGLGNMDLFWGDEGLRL
- a CDS encoding ribonuclease H family protein (transcript_id=CADANIAT00002055), translated to MGILLTGNTLEESSQQLVEAYKQITALGTETGLPFSIEKTEIQHFSRKQQQHLPTVTLPGIGGIIPSLYTRWLGVLLDTKLTFKAHINLVFSRGKRLAQHLKRLSNTQRGCPVASMRAAVIQRVLPTALYGAEVFYTGKQQKGVVNSLLSLFRTAALAIIPAYKTTPTAALLREADLPDPEALLNSILRRAAVRYMSLDTKHPIAQIAAETTAGRPKTRLKRILQLLLSPLPERAIIELPLPLLCMLPTDNKGYSPAPLQISVYSDGSRTSQGAGYGYAIYFGPILVSKGHGPAGPRTEVYDAEIMGAVEGLRAALGQPCVGYSTQLVILLDNLAAASLLASYRPTPHRHGLSETFSQLAAQWMESPSILTMQRKPLQWLRTETYTAYANKAPETYKALNIRPHTKESRSREHKLPRWVLGRLVAARTGHGDFTAYHQCFDHTDYLESCTCGKAKTPVHFFFCPYTRKRWKDRWRCIKDGPSKTIDWLLSTAAGAEEFSRIVQESSFFKDICPNWARRSA
- a CDS encoding uncharacterized protein (transcript_id=CADANIAT00002056), producing the protein MARSYGSSRYGGLPSCSAYAFQMDAPRIDIAFAALYFIVTLVLLIFASVRIRRSKKQGQHVAGAGFLNLSIIFAWFAYIVTIVYTVLTECDVYSYRHLYHASVLELWLRAVSEYLFLAAILIYLTRKLQTDFGLVQPAILTAQKIWAVLIGLVLIVVLSISTASYHYLYKDSYSYDTYIDLAEPQRAVRLTYHCIAAAGMLLASATLGKTLSQAPGGLRSRESNEEQGITVSIILLVIGALGLTLTNLGNYVQNAFTYSERSMLYESSEYKEYLAKYEAASFLSSLFYCMAFYAAVRVASQRVNAADTMSAYAPPPPPPQPPMTFMTGNEGYHNSGPAYYHNLGQEQGYGRNPEYVR
- a CDS encoding dihydrodipicolinate synthase family protein (transcript_id=CADANIAT00002058), translated to MTVTNGHTTSNSSSSVPPSGVWAPAITFFNPNTDDLDLPSQSAYYAYLSTTGLSGLVVLGTNAETFLLTREERKTLLTTAREAVGETFPIMAGVSGHSTKQVLEFIADAKDAGANYALCLPPGYFGKQTTMDVVRGFFDEIARESELPIVIYNFPTVCNGVDLDSATIASLARNWPGKIVGVKLTCGSVAKITRLSAELPAGSFATFGGQSDFLIGGLAAGAVGTIAGFANVFPKTIVRIYDLYMEGKLGEAMELHKRAALAEQPCKAGIASVKYAVGITTAKKAGIERPLEMLKPRKPYRELDEKGKVAVIEMTGGLVGVEDSL